The genomic region attcattttcaatcagactgGACATTTACAGAGATGAGACAGACTGCCAGCCTGAGTGAAGGTAACATGAAGTATGTTGGTTGGTTGTTAGATATATTTGCAAGTCTTTATAATGTCCATATTttaagcctcaattacatttctttggcAGGAAGGTCTATTAAGTTTTCAAATTAGTGCAACTGATAGGCAAcatgattgtgcattttgtgactaaagcatgaaatttggcacagctTCATTGGGTCTTGAACTTACTGTAATTAGACGTTAAATCACATGCCTTATGACTTAGCCACCTCAGCTCAACTTAGGGCTGCTATGTTTTATTTTCTCACTCAACCATGTCAAGCATGGGTCTCTATTGAACAAACAATATGTAAGCTCACACTAAAATTATATTCATATTCATCAAATCCTAAGAttttaaaaagagaaacaaaTCCCTTCCTAAGAAATATTATTGATATATGGTTTAAAGCTCATAAACATACCACCTCTATTTCTCAGTTTTCCCCCATTTTTGATAATTTACAGTTCATTCCAGGAAGGGCAGATGGCGGTTTTAAGGCTTGCGCTGACAAAGGTATACAAAAAGTTGGAGATCTATATGACCAAGGCACtttgtcaacatttaaaaatctcAGTCTGAAATATTCAATccccaaaaaacatttttttaagtactTATAATTGAAACATTTTAACTCAAAATATTGTGATGCTTTACATGAACTGCCTCTGTCCTTCTAGAGGGGATTATGATAAAACATGGACAGTGGAAGCGTCAAATTTCTATATTGTATGCAACACTTGCTGCATATGACAAAGAGCCCAGCATTGATAAAATGAGGGCATGGATCTTAGATATTAAAGAAGAGATTGATGAAGCTGAGTGGGCAACAGCCTGTTCAAAAGCTTAAACACAAACAATCAACACTAGAATGAAACTACTACAATATAAACGGTTTATGAGGGCATATGTGATGCCTGAGAAGCTTAACAAATGGTCTCCGGGCATTCCAGACACATGTACAAAATGTTTAACTGAAAAAGGTACATTAATTCATTTTGTTTGGAAATGCCCTAAGTTGAAAGATTTTTGGGAAATGGTGGCCCACAAGATAAGGAAAATTACAGGTGTGCACTGCGCAAATACCATGTGTAGTAAGGCTTTGCATTTTGGGAATATATCCACATAACTTCGCAGTTTGCACTGGTCATCAGACTCTAACCGACTTCGGCCTCCTGCAGACCAGGAGGATAATTGCTTTGTCTTGGAAAGAGACTGAAGTCCATTTGACACAATTCTGGATGAGAAAGGTGACAAGATGCATTACGCTGGAGAGACTGACCCACGTAACAAGAGGCAAAGCACGGGAATTTGAAAATATGTGAGCACCTCTGATGGACTTACCCAAGAACTGTTGAAGTGGGTTTCCTGGTGAGACTAGAGTGTGAcaatttattattttaagtaTAACTAATTTACTGTATTataatttgttgtattttgtgtaaAATCTTGCTTTTTTAAATTATGCTTTTGgtgttaaaattttaaaaagcattgtttaaaaataaatacaaacagaaacTTTATAAGCATCTTGTTTTGCGTTAAGCCTTGGTAACGCGTTTTAACAAATCACGTGACCTAATGACGCAGGCGCATACTGTACCAGCACGCGcgcaatttattaaaataaaaaaaattggacGTCTGGACAGACAAGAACTGAAATAAATGTAGAGTAATAACACTCACCAAACCAAACATGGATCACAAGTCCTGTCCTAAAACGTGCCATAAGCAGCGAAAAAGTAGTTTGCGCAAAAAAGCTTCAATATTTGTATGTAGCTCCACTGCGCGAGCCCATTCGCGAGCCCCTGCTAATTGCGCTAGTCTTTTCATTGGTTTTACACGAGGTTGGCACACCAACACTGCCGCCTAGTGGATGGATGTTTGTGAAGGGGAATAAAATTCCACCATTTCTGTGGCagcttgttcttcttcttctgaaaTTCCGGCAGGCTGTACAACGTCCGACATAATGCTGCCCTCCACAGGTCATACCGAAACACTAATGAAACCCTGAATTTTAACACAGCCCTCTCTATAAAAACCGACTTTTCCCTTGACCCTCATTTCGTAGGGAAAACACAGACAGGCCCAAATcagacagatccacaaacaactgATGTCTACTGCAAGAGTACaatttgcaggaaaaaaaaaagcacatgacCCACAGTCATGTGCTTCATACAAGCCAATAGCATGTTTTCctattagttttaaagtacttgcTAAACTGCAATGCCCCAATCTCAGCCTAGTTACAATCACTTCGTCTTTCCACTCAAGTGTACTTTTCCACTTACTgctggttgcaaggaaaaataATGATGGCCTTTCTGCTCCTGGTCCCACTCGCATGCGGTCACTGATTCTCAACCCTCTCATTGCAGATGCTAAAGCACTCTCCCTTAACCATTCATACATTCAAATCTGTATTTATGTTTGACAAGGACTCTTTAGCTACTTTGACAGCAACTTCATTACCCTCAACCCTGGCATACAGAGGAAACACACATGGCATCACAAGTTTTCAATTCTCGAGAAGTGGCCTTTTCTGGAAACACCAAAGCAGCATCAGAGTCTGAGCATATGACACTGTACTGAGGCTTTTTATGCTCTATCCATTCATTGCCCTATGAATTGCCAGAAGTTCAGCTGAGAAGATAGACATGTTGTCTGGTAAGCAGATGCTGAAAAAGTTTCTCATCTGCAATAAAAACTCCAATCCATTTTCCCAGAAACAGAATCTTTGGAGCCATCAGTGAATATTTTAATGGCTCCACTAAAGTCATTCAAAAGCAACCTCACGCCTTTACAATGCCCATTTCTCCCTTCTTCAAGGAGACAGTAGAACCTCAGGCTCAGGGAGAAACCAAGGTGGGACAGGGGACCAAAAAGACCCGTCCACTTTCCCATGCTCCAACCCAAAATCCGCCGCCAACTGTGGCAGCTTGTTTCAGAGGGATTTGAAAAATAAAGATACTATTAAACACACAGGCAACAACATAAAGTGTCTGAGTAAAATGTTGGACCGTCTGTGGAAGTCAATCACGAGAATGGAGCAACATTCTTCCAACAGATGTGCATATGGAGAGCGCTGCGTAAATCAGTCCAAAAATCTCCCACAGGTGTTTAGCAGGATTGAGACCTCATGATTTGTATTTCTCCACTCATTTATTCCAGTTTTGCCTTTGTCACACCTGCCCATCTCACATAAAcatgtacatttttaaaaaatgtcatgACTTTGAAAATTCCAACAATcacaaatttgactttctgtgggattttattacttttttcatattgtaatGTGTGCACAATTGTTTAAGCAGTTTTATGCATGCATACTtgttggccactttattaggtacactgtTACACTGCACACTGAATAAACATCTTGACCGTCTACACACAAAAGCTGGTTTATTTTAGCGGTGACACTTTATTTCAATGTTATACGGTAAAATAGCTATTTGGCTGTTAGCTGACTGCATCAATACCACACGCACTGCAATACTGATTGacatatgaaaaaaaaagaagctgaaatTTAACACGGGGTCGCTGGATCTGACCAGCCAGGTGAAGCTCTCCATGTTGCAGTAACAAACTGTTTAAAATCAAGTTGCAGTTTAGAAATACACGAATCCTGATTTATCTGTAACAGGGCATAAATTCTGCACAAACCTGTTTCTTATTAGACAAAGAAAGTCATAATTATTGATATGCCGCTTCTTTATCCTCGTCTCTGTTCCTTGCACAGGTAGGAAAGGCCTCATCATGGACAAGAAGAAGTCCACTGACTGACTTTGGActatataaaaatgatttttactGATTTGAaagcagatttttatttattttttaatggctCCTTTCTTGGCCTGAGGCAGGGTacacaggacaggatgccagcctgtcgcagggccacctacagacaaacacacacagtcacacccgcgcgcacacgcacacacctacggacaatttaaagtttccaatccacctaacctgcatgtgtttggatgtggaagAAGGAAAAGCACCcatagagaacatgcaaactccacacagagaacaCTGATGAGAATGGTGTATATAATACTATAAATACTTGaattaagactttttttttaaaggaacttCTGAAAATCAATGATAGACACGTTATAAGTTGGACTGAATATTTATGAAAAATTGTTAAGACAATGCAATCAATACCTAACAGTAATGTGGCAGGAGTGTCATCTTCAGTCCTGACTCTGTTTTGTATGTTAACAGATATAATCTCTGACCTTTCCTTGATCTTGACCCTTGACAAAACCTTTTTTAACTTTTCTTTTTAATCTGGTCTTCATTCTTTTCACCAAGTTTGATACAAACTGGATGACAACTGGACTACAAAGAGGACTGAAAACAACACAACTGCATTAATACACTCAAATCAAACTAAATTTAAACACCAGACTGGAACCTGGCaccagaaaaaaagagaaaaaacaaatatACTTCATTTTAATGTACATCGTTTACTATATAATCAACACAGCAGTCTTCCATCAATATGATAAACGTTGAATAAAATGATGTTAAATGTCAGTTTAACACAAAGGTTAATGAAAATTGTATGTACTTTGAGGAAGTGGTGTTATTGgattgcaactaatgattattttttattttataatctAATCATTGTAGCTAGCTGCACTGTAGTATAGTCTATGACAGAGAATATTCAGTACTACCTGCATCAAAAGTGATGCTTCGACATACATTTGTTCGCACAAGCAACTTCATGATCATGAAAATTTGTTAAAATTTGTTTGTCTGAGAGACACGACATATACCGTGCACGAGGTCAAAACACCGATTACAGTTCCTCTTTCAACGTGTCAAAATCACTACCACAGTTATAAATAACAGTTGCCGATGCATTCACAATACTTAATAGATAAGTGCTGCAAACATTTTGGAGAAGTTCAAAAATGGAGACAGTCAGTATCTGTGAATTTTGATTCCAAAGCGATGTGGGCACCTGAGATTTGCCTCTCAGAGGAGCTTTAGCATTGTCCTTAAATTACATTTGTACTTAAAAACAATCACAAAATGCCTCATCCTCAATGACACATTGCAATTTAAGGCATCCCAAATCTGTAAATACAGTTTGTTCACTCGAAACAATCTGTAAAGTCCTTCAAAAGCAACATGCACATCCTTACTGCTGTTGTATCGCTGTGACATCTAACGGGTGGAATTTAATTATGTGCCTATTTCTGTCACCAGTCTGAGTAAATGTCTGTTCACAGTGGGAGCAGGAATATGGTCTCTCCCCAGTGTGCACCCTCATGTGGACAATAAGTTTGTCTTTAGTGGTAAAGCGTTTGCTGCAACAGGTGCACGAGTACGGTTTATCCCCGGTGTGGTTCCTCTGGTGCTTCCTCAGCTCCGTCATGCGACAGTAGGTCCTCCCGCACTCAGGACACGGGTATCTGGGTTGCTCCGCCATGTGTTGCCTGCTGTGCCGCTGCAGCGCACTCATCGAGGGGAAACTCTTACTGCACTCGCAGCACTGGAagggtttctctcctgtgtggatGCGTGCGTGTAATTTGAGGCTGGCGGGGTTGGGGAAGCCGTTGCCACagagggaacagaggtgaggtctTTCACCCGTGTGGATGCTCAGGTGCTTCTCCAGCTTGCTCTTGTTCAGAAAAGACTTTGGGCAGACGGGGCAGTTCAGCGGTGGCTCTCCCTCATGCGAGGTCATGTGATCCGTCAATTCTACAAGTGTGGTGAAGGCACAATCACAGCGAGTGCACGAGTAAGGCCTCGCCTCCTTAAATTTTTTGTGCTTCAGGCAGTGTTGATCCAAATCTTCCTTTATCTCAAAGGTATCAATACAACAAGGGCACTGGTATGGTCGTTCTTCAGTGTGAGTGCGCAAATGACATTTAAACGTTGCTAACTTCACAAAGATGCGACCGCAGTGCGGACATCTGGACTCCCACCTCTCGTGGGCCATGATGTGTTTTTCATAGTGAGAACTCTGTGTGAACTGCTTGCTGCACAATGAACAATAGAACTGACATATTTTATTGTGCCACAATTCGTGCTTCTTCAGCGCAAACTCTACCCTAAACTTCTTGCCACAGGTAGTGCAGATGTAAAATTTTTCGTGAGTCTCCATGTGGGACTGTAGTTCTTCTTGGGAGCTGAATGTTTGGTCGCATTTTGGACAAATCCCATTGTTTTCTTTTTCGTGTGTCTCTAAGTGTTTGGTGAGATCATGTAGGAAAGGGAAGTTCTTTGGGCAGTCGGGGCACTGAAAACACAAACCTCTTGTTGATTTGCAGTGGGTCGCTATGTGTCTTTTCAAATGGTACATCCGGCCAAACGTTTTTCCACAATCGGTGCAGATGAGTCCCCGAGGGTTGACCTTGAAATGAGACTCAATATGAGTCTCCAACTCAGTCTTCTCCTCGAATTGCTTGTCGCAAGTAGGGCATGACAGACCTTTAGCTGTGTGGGCCTTCTTGTGCACTTTCAGCTCCAGCAAACTACTTAATGTCTTCCCACACTGAGAGCAGGCGTACTGGCCTGCGCCATGCTGCTTCCTGAGATGTCTGATCACGTGATAGGACTGGCTGATGGTGACAAAGCAGATAGGGCAGCTGTATGGTTTCTCCTTTGTATGTGTTCTCATGTGCCTGGCGAGCTTGTATGCAGTTCTGAACCCCTTACCATCGCAGATGGGACAAAGGTGT from Thalassophryne amazonica chromosome 15, fThaAma1.1, whole genome shotgun sequence harbors:
- the LOC117526030 gene encoding zinc finger protein 16-like, whose product is MDEVSAEVDEMTAKRGHISDSLPEPLLIILSPPPPFLPDPGELTVSWNKWLKSFEHYLGALSENKLTDSSKCAVLQNFLGQEGQRVYSTLIRGETTYAGAISALTVYFNSQMHLLKFQQRSQRPEETVEQFVSALEQLAKPCNYGDLKDKLILSQLIEKSKYRQLRERLLMEKETLTLPKALIIGKEVESNLNESGMLDIHEVSVDFGDDLDLTVPKVSKRGRPRRGATTGGRRKRHSTRPLIAGNEAASESLDIHEVSVAIEEDLDPPILRGSKRGRPRRGRGATKGIHRSICGTHEVLMDTKDNFNPPAPRVAKRGRPRRGETVAKLKRDSITAPVRGKEIKRASNKSELCDTHDNSVDTKDCLDPPAPRVAKRGRPRKTPCLTITRDGTEEMGGGDKVDPSGQTVSRRTRSQCGESGTKVKCQSARTPSSSSRPEFNRSYNDDVLGDSDDLNSESGDENSQDSNQVDDGATSLSWKIEEEAGDEGSDDDDDDDDYDDDKSNVELISKAKQKEHLCPICDGKGFRTAYKLARHMRTHTKEKPYSCPICFVTISQSYHVIRHLRKQHGAGQYACSQCGKTLSSLLELKVHKKAHTAKGLSCPTCDKQFEEKTELETHIESHFKVNPRGLICTDCGKTFGRMYHLKRHIATHCKSTRGLCFQCPDCPKNFPFLHDLTKHLETHEKENNGICPKCDQTFSSQEELQSHMETHEKFYICTTCGKKFRVEFALKKHELWHNKICQFYCSLCSKQFTQSSHYEKHIMAHERWESRCPHCGRIFVKLATFKCHLRTHTEERPYQCPCCIDTFEIKEDLDQHCLKHKKFKEARPYSCTRCDCAFTTLVELTDHMTSHEGEPPLNCPVCPKSFLNKSKLEKHLSIHTGERPHLCSLCGNGFPNPASLKLHARIHTGEKPFQCCECSKSFPSMSALQRHSRQHMAEQPRYPCPECGRTYCRMTELRKHQRNHTGDKPYSCTCCSKRFTTKDKLIVHMRVHTGERPYSCSHCEQTFTQTGDRNRHIIKFHPLDVTAIQQQ